The Quercus robur chromosome 7, dhQueRobu3.1, whole genome shotgun sequence genome has a segment encoding these proteins:
- the LOC126691791 gene encoding uncharacterized protein LOC126691791, which translates to MKLSTKPISSPGRTEKFPPPLMRFLRTNVGSRSRGRARSSPMFVRNKRNSNAAIETQEPTSPKVTCMGQVRVRRSSNKQPCKARNRRVGAKTRRRCKWLQNALLCRHIALNRKTRCCGPAWRKWVLFFQVGFRRKGETRQDSPKSEQKFGNKIEFSEREDGEEEEQEQEDLEKEVLAKVFVSNSCSPPKNAFLLTRCRSAPYRSSSLASRFWESPLGTEEIEEQRKRTEQENNRDEEHAEHTAKPTSASESISDQESRIAPETEKKLEFLKEFEGSIKEGFLSSSNVEELKAVDVSVGPLILTRCKSEPARTGEKLVPEYNFWKRRRLGLTSSNSQPVL; encoded by the coding sequence atGAAGCTATCCACAAAACCCATATCGAGTCCGGGTCGGACTGAGAAGTTTCCACCACCATTGATGAGGTTTCTGAGGACCAATGTGGGGAGCAGAAGCAGAGGCAGGGCACGTTCAAGCCCAATGTTTGTTCGCAACAAAAGGAACTCCAACGCCGCCATTGAAACTCAAGAACCAACTTCTCCAAAGGTTACATGCATGGGCCAAGTCCGGGTCCGCCGCTCCTCCAACAAACAACCCTGCAAGGCTCGGAACCGCCGTGTCGGAGCCAAGACAAGACGCAGGTGCAAATGGCTCCAAAATGCTCTGTTATGCCGCCATATTGCCTTGAATAGGAAAACAAGGTGTTGCGGGCCGGCTTGGCGCAAGTGGGTCTTGTTTTTTCAAGTGGGATTTCGACGAAAAGGCGAAACTCGACAAGATTCACCAAAATCTGAACAGAAATTTGggaataaaattgaattttcagaGCGAGAAGATGGGGAAGaggaagaacaagaacaagaagatcTTGAAAAAGAAGTTCTAGCTAAGGTCTTTGTGTCTAATTCATGTTCACCACCAAAGAATGCTTTTTTGTTAACTAGGTGCAGATCTGCTCCGTACAGATCTTCATCTCTGGCCAGTAGATTCTGGGAATCACCGCTCGGGACAGAGGAAATAGAGGAACAGAGGAAAAGAACAGAGCAAGAAAACAACAGAGACGAGGAACATGCGGAGCATACAGCGAAACCCACATCGGCAAGCGAGTCAATTTCGGATCAAGAATCGAGGATAGCTCCCGAAACCGAGAAAAAGTTGGAGTTTTTGAAAGAATTCGAAGGTTCAATTAAAGAAGGATTCCTCAGCTCCTCAAACGTTGAAGAATTGAAAGCTGTAGATGTCTCTGTAGGGCCTCTTATACTCACAAGGTGTAAATCAGAACCAGCAAGAACCGGAGAGAAGCTTGTTCCAGAATATAATTTctggaaaagaagaaggttgGGTCTCACTAGTTCAAACTCACAACCTGTTTTGTGA